From Aquipuribacter hungaricus:
GGTGCGCCGAGGTGGTGGTGAGCCGCTCGTCGACCAGCAGCACCGGCAGCGGCGCGAGGTGGTCGGCGAGGCGCTGGGTGAACTCCCGGACCGACGCCGCCGCCGGACCCTCCCGGCCCGACAGCCCCACCGGGAGCCCGACGACGACGTCGTCCACCTCCCGCTCGGCCGCGGTCGCCGCGATCTCCCGCAGGTCGGAGCCGTCCTTGGCGCGGGCGACGGTGCCGAGCGGCACGGCGACGGTGCGACGGGGGTCGCTCACGGCGACCCCGATCCGCACCGTCCCCACGTCGACCGCCAGCCGTGCTCCCACCGTGGCCTCAGGCCCCGACGGCCGCGGCGACATCGCGGCGCACCGCCTCCAGGGCGTCGGCGACCTTGGTCGGGTCCTGCCCGCCGCCCTGCGCGAGGTCGGGCTTGCCGCCCCCGCCGCCGCCGAGCACCCCGGCCGCGGTCTTCACCAGCGCCCCGGCGGACACCCCGGCGGACCGGGCCGCCTCGTTGGTCGCGACGACCACGAGCGGGCGGCCCTTGGCCACCGCGGTGAGCGCGACGACGGCGGGCTGCTCGCCGAGCCGTGAGCGGACGTCGAGGACGAGCGAGCGGACGTCGTCGCCGCCGACCTCGCCGACGTGGGCACCGACGAAGCGGGTCCCCGCGAGGTCCGCGGCCTGCGAGGCGAGCTGGGGCGCGGCCTGGAGCACCTTCTCCGCCTGCAGGCGCTGCAGCTCCTTCTCGGCGTCGCGCAGCCGGGTGACGAGCGCCTCGACCCGCTCGGGCGCCTCGTCCGGGCGGACCTTGAGGACGTCGGTGACGCCGGCGAGGAGCACGTGCTCCCGCGCGAGGTGCGCGTAGGCGTCGACGCCGACCAGGGCCTCGACGCGCCGGACGCCCGCGCCGATCGACGCCTCGCCGAGCAGGGTGACGACGCCGAGCTGGCCGGAGCGCTCGACGTGGGTGCCGCCGCAGAGCTCGCGGGCCCACTCCCCCACGCTCACCACGCGCACCCGGTCGCCGTACTTCTCGCCGAACAGGGCCATGGCACCGGCCGCGCGGGCCTGCTCCTGGCTCATCACCTCGGCGGTGACCTCGAGGTCGTCGGCGAGCAGGGTGTTGACCCGCTGCTCGACGTCGCGCAGGACGCTCGGCGGGACCGCCCCGGAGGCGGAGAAGTCGAAGCGGAACCGGCCGGGCGCGTTCTCCGACCCGGCCTGGGTCGCCGTCTCGCCGAGCGCCTCGCGGATGGCCTTGTGGACCATGTGGGTCGCGGTGTGGGCGCGGCTGATGGAGCGGCGCCGCTCGACGTCGACCTCGGCGCGGACGGCGTCGCCGACGAGGACCTCGCCGGACGTCACCCGGCCGCGGTGGACGACGAGCCCCGCGACGGGGGTCTGCACGTCGACGACGTCGACGAGCGCGCCGCCGGTGGTGCGGACGGTGCCGGCGTCGGGGAGCTGGCCGCCGCCCTCGGCGTAGAACGGGGTGCGGTCCAGGACGAGCTCGACGTCGGCACCCTCGGGCGCCGCGGGCACGGCGGCACCGCCGACGAGCAGGCCGACCACGCGGGCGTCGCCCTCGGTCTGCTCGTAGCCGGTGAACACCACGGGCGCGCCGACCGTGTCGCCGACGGCGCGGTAGACGCTGGTGTCGACGCCGCCGGTCTTCTTGGCGCGCGCGTCGGCGCGGGCCCGCTCGCGCTGCTCGCCCATGAGCCGGCGGAAGCCGTCGGCGTCGACCTGCAGGCCCTGCTCGGCGGCCATCTCCAGCGTGAGGTCGATCGGGAAGCCGTAGGTGTCGTGCAGGGCGAACGCCTCGTCGCCGGACACGGTGCGCCGGCCCTGGGCGCGGGTGCCCTCGGCCGCGGCGGTGAACCGGGCGGTGCCGGAGTCCAGGGTGCGCCGGAACGCCTCCTCCTCCGCGTAGGCGACGGCGGAGATCCGGCCGAAGTCGGTGGCGAGCTCGGGGTAGGACCGGCTCATCCGCTCCATGCTCACCGGCAGCAGCTCGGGCAGGACCGGGGTCTGCACGCCGAGCAGGCGCATCGCCCGCACCGCGCGGCGGACCAGGCGGCGCAGCACGTAGCCGGCGCCCTCGTTGCCGGGCCGGACGCCGTCGCCCATGAGCATGAGCGCGCTGCGGACGTGGTCGGCGACCACGCGCAGCCGGACGTCGACCTCGTGGCCGGCGCCCTGCACGTCGTGGCCGTCGACGGTGCTGCCGCCGTAGACGACCCCCGCGAGCTCGGCGGCGCGGTCCAGCACGGGGCGGACCTCGTCTATCTCGTAGAGGTTCTCCACGCCCTGCAGGAGCAGCGCGACGCGCTCCAGGCCCATCCCGGTGTCGATGTTCGGCCGGGGCAGCGGGCCGAGGACGCGGAAGTCCTCCTTGCTGCGCACCTGGTCGATCTCGTACTGCATGAAGACGAGGTTCCAGACCTCGAGGTACCGGTCCTCGTCGGCGACCGGGCCGCCGTCGACGCCGTAGGCGGGGCCGCGGTCGACGTAGATCTCCGAGCAGGGACCGGCGGGGCCGGGCTGCCCGGTGTGCCAGTAGTTGTCCTTCTTGCCGCGGCGCTGGATCCGCTCGACCGGCAGCCCGGCGACGTCCTGCCACAGCTGGAACGCCTCGTCGTCGTCCTCGTACACCGTCGCCCACAGGGTGTCGGGGTCGAAGCCGTAGCCGCCGTCGTCCTGGGAGGTGGTGAGCAGGTCCCAGGCGTACCGGATCGCCCCCTCCTTGAAGTAGTCGCCGAAGGAGAAGTTGCCGTTCATCTGGAAGAACGTCCCGTGCCGGGTGGTGCGGCCCACCTCCTCGATGTCGAGGGTGCGCACGCACTTCTGCACGCTCGTCGCGCGCGGGTAGGGCGCGGTCTCGCGGCCGGTGAGGTACGGGATGAACGGCACCATGCCGGCCACGGTGAACAGCAGCGACGGGTCGGGCGACACGAGCGACGCGCTCGGCACCACGGTGTGCCCGCGCTGCTCGAAGAACGACAGCCACCGGCGGCGGATCTCGGCGGTCTCCATGGGGGTGGTCCTCTCACGGGCCCGCGACGGCGGGCCGGGGGTGGGCTGCGACGGCTCGGTGCGGTGGCGGCTCGGTGCGGTGACGGCTCGGTGCAGCGGTGCGGTGCGGCGGCGACCCAGGGGGTGCCGGACGCCGGCCGCGGGCGGCTCAGCCCGCGTGGCGCCCGTCGGCGGGCTGGGTGGGGTGCTCGAGCAGGTGGCGGGCCTCGTCCGGGTCCATGCCGCGGGCGTCGACGTCCACGCCGAGGGCGCTGCGGAGCATCTCCTCGCGCTCGGCGGCGGCCTCGCGGACGGTGGCGGCGAAGTCGACGACGGCGTCGGTGAGCCGGGACACCTGCGACCCGACGCCGCGGGAGGCGTTCCTGCCGACGGTCGAGGCGAACCGGGTGCTGGCGTCGGCGACGCGCTCCGGCGTGGCCCGGCGGGCGGCGTCGGAGAGCCTGCGGACGACGACGGCACCGGCGAGGGAGCCGACGACCATGACGAGGAGGCGGGTCACCGCGCGGCCCGTGCGGCGCGCCGCCCGGTCCGGGCGCCCGAGACGGCCTGGCGGACGCCGTAGGTGAAGGCGGCGACGCGGATGATCGGGCTGCCGAGGGTCGCGGCGAACAGCGCGGTGAGGGCCGAGACGTTCGTCGTGGTCGTGGCGACGTTGGTGGTGATGGCGTCGACCTTGACCAGCTGCTCGTTGGCCTGGCTCACGGTGGTCGTGACCTCCGAGATGAGCGGCGTCGTCTCGTTGGAGATGTTCCGCACCGTGATCCTCACCTCGTCGATGGCAGAACCAAGCTTGACCAGTGGCACGGCAAGGAAGAGCACCAGGAGAAGGAAGGCGGCGGCGGCGAGCAGCCCCGCCACGTCACCGAGATCGACCAGCATGGCGGGGACCCTACCTGCTGGGATGGCGGCCCAGGAGGGCGCGCAGCCGCTGCAGCCGCTCCCCCAGCCTGCTCTCCGCGCCCCGGTCGGTCGGGCGGTAGTAGACCCGGTCGGCCAGGTCGACGGGCAGGTACTGCTGCTCGGCCACCCCGTGCGGCTCGTCGTGGGAGTACCGGTAGCCCTGGCCGTGGCCGAGCCTGCCGGCGCCGGCGTAGTGGGCGTCGCGCAGGTGGGCGGGCACCTGGCCGCCCCGCCCGGCCCGCAGGTCGGCGACCGCGGCGTCGACGGCCAGGTAGGAGGCGTTCGACTTGGGCGCGGTCGCCAGGTGCACGACGGCCTGCGCGAGGACGATCCGCGCCTCGGGCATGCCGATCATGGCGACCGACTGGGCCGCGGCGACGGCGGTGAGCAGCGCCGTGGGGTCGGCCATCCCCACGTCCTCCGACGCGGACACCATGAGGCGGCGCGCGACGAAGCGCGGGTCCTCGCCGGCCTCGAGCATGCGGGCCAGGTAGTGCAGCGCGGCGTCCACGTCGGACCCGCGCACGGACTTGATGAGCGCGCTCGCCACGTCGTAGTGCTGGTCGCCCTCGCGGTCGTAGCGCACGGCAGCCACGTCGACGGCGGCCTCCGCGTCCGCCAGGGTGACGACGACGGGCGTGTCCTCGGTCGCGCCGTCGCCGGGGCTGCTGTCGTCGGCGCCCGCCTCCTCGCGAGCCGCCTGTTCGGATGCCGCGGCCTCGCCGGTGCGGGCGAGCGCCGCGCCGGCCGCGGCCTCGAGGACCGTCAGGGCCCGCCGGGCGTCGCCTCCGGCGAGGCGGACCAGGTGGGCCCGCGCCTCGTCGTCGAGCACGACCGCGCCGCCGAGCCCCCGAGGGTCGGTGACCGCCCGCAGGACCAGGCCCTCGACGTCGTCGTCGGACAGCGGGCGCAGGGTGAGCACGAGCGAGCGGGACAGCAGCGGGGACACCACGGAGAACGACGGGTTCTCCGTGGTCGCGGCCACGAGCGTGACGAGCCGGTTCTCCACCGCCGGCAGCAGGGCGTCCTGCTGGGACCGGCTGAACCGGTGGATCTCGTCGATGAACAGGACCGTCTCGGCCTGCTCGAGCCCGTCGCGGGCGTGCCGGGC
This genomic window contains:
- the ruvX gene encoding Holliday junction resolvase RuvX, coding for MGARLAVDVGTVRIGVAVSDPRRTVAVPLGTVARAKDGSDLREIAATAAEREVDDVVVGLPVGLSGREGPAAASVREFTQRLADHLAPLPVLLVDERLTTTSAHQALHAAGRPGRRHRTVVDRTAAAILLQTVLDAEVGGGVGDDPGVRALGEPVPPRDGQADRSDA
- the alaS gene encoding alanine--tRNA ligase produces the protein METAEIRRRWLSFFEQRGHTVVPSASLVSPDPSLLFTVAGMVPFIPYLTGRETAPYPRATSVQKCVRTLDIEEVGRTTRHGTFFQMNGNFSFGDYFKEGAIRYAWDLLTTSQDDGGYGFDPDTLWATVYEDDDEAFQLWQDVAGLPVERIQRRGKKDNYWHTGQPGPAGPCSEIYVDRGPAYGVDGGPVADEDRYLEVWNLVFMQYEIDQVRSKEDFRVLGPLPRPNIDTGMGLERVALLLQGVENLYEIDEVRPVLDRAAELAGVVYGGSTVDGHDVQGAGHEVDVRLRVVADHVRSALMLMGDGVRPGNEGAGYVLRRLVRRAVRAMRLLGVQTPVLPELLPVSMERMSRSYPELATDFGRISAVAYAEEEAFRRTLDSGTARFTAAAEGTRAQGRRTVSGDEAFALHDTYGFPIDLTLEMAAEQGLQVDADGFRRLMGEQRERARADARAKKTGGVDTSVYRAVGDTVGAPVVFTGYEQTEGDARVVGLLVGGAAVPAAPEGADVELVLDRTPFYAEGGGQLPDAGTVRTTGGALVDVVDVQTPVAGLVVHRGRVTSGEVLVGDAVRAEVDVERRRSISRAHTATHMVHKAIREALGETATQAGSENAPGRFRFDFSASGAVPPSVLRDVEQRVNTLLADDLEVTAEVMSQEQARAAGAMALFGEKYGDRVRVVSVGEWARELCGGTHVERSGQLGVVTLLGEASIGAGVRRVEALVGVDAYAHLAREHVLLAGVTDVLKVRPDEAPERVEALVTRLRDAEKELQRLQAEKVLQAAPQLASQAADLAGTRFVGAHVGEVGGDDVRSLVLDVRSRLGEQPAVVALTAVAKGRPLVVVATNEAARSAGVSAGALVKTAAGVLGGGGGGKPDLAQGGGQDPTKVADALEAVRRDVAAAVGA
- a CDS encoding DUF948 domain-containing protein; the encoded protein is MLVDLGDVAGLLAAAAFLLLVLFLAVPLVKLGSAIDEVRITVRNISNETTPLISEVTTTVSQANEQLVKVDAITTNVATTTTNVSALTALFAATLGSPIIRVAAFTYGVRQAVSGARTGRRAARAAR
- a CDS encoding replication-associated recombination protein A gives rise to the protein MRPARVEELLGQQHLLAPGSPLRRLVEARPGASRVGPSSVVLWGPPGVGKTSVAHLVASVPGRRYRELSAVTAGVKDVRAVIDDARHARDGLEQAETVLFIDEIHRFSRSQQDALLPAVENRLVTLVAATTENPSFSVVSPLLSRSLVLTLRPLSDDDVEGLVLRAVTDPRGLGGAVVLDDEARAHLVRLAGGDARRALTVLEAAAGAALARTGEAAASEQAAREEAGADDSSPGDGATEDTPVVVTLADAEAAVDVAAVRYDREGDQHYDVASALIKSVRGSDVDAALHYLARMLEAGEDPRFVARRLMVSASEDVGMADPTALLTAVAAAQSVAMIGMPEARIVLAQAVVHLATAPKSNASYLAVDAAVADLRAGRGGQVPAHLRDAHYAGAGRLGHGQGYRYSHDEPHGVAEQQYLPVDLADRVYYRPTDRGAESRLGERLQRLRALLGRHPSR